Part of the Cytophagia bacterium CHB2 genome, GGAATCATTCTAAAATTGTCGCCATTGCCTGGCACTTCCAGAGTTCGGATCAAACGGCCGGCAAGCGTATAGATTTTGATCTTAACATTGGCCGCAGGCTGATTGATTTCAAAGGTGAAAGTGGTTTGATTACGGAACGGGTTGGGATAATTCATCACTTCGCGCAACACCACTTGATCCGCCGGCGCGACCACAAATTCCGCAGACGCGGTGTTCGAATTGTTGAAATTATCCCAGGCTTTCACTTCCACCGTGTGACGGCCCTCACTCAAACCGGTAAGCGGGTAGCGTAGCGTGCCGGCGGTGTAGTTGCCGGAATTGTAATTGAAGAAATCCGTCACATCGATCTTGCTGTCATTATTGCCGTCGAGTGTGAGCGTAATTTTATGGCCGATTTCACCGGCGATATTAATACCAGATATACTGTCTTTCAACGTCACTTGCAAAATCGGATCCGGGCCGACATAACCGCCGGACACAAAATTCTGCACACTTGCAAAACCGATTTGAATTTCCGGGCCTTGCGTGTCACTGAAATTTGCGGCGGTGCCGCCAATCGCAATATTTTCACGATAGCCGTTGCCGTCGGTCGAATCGTTCCAGAAATAAACGCTGAAGCGGCCGCGCCGCCCGCCGTAAGTCAGGTCTTTCGGGGCGATGAATTGCAAATCGAATGCGCCGTTGGTCACCGGCGCTTCACCACGAAACAGCGAGTTGCCCGGCAATGTGTAATTGATGCTAAAATTTCCATTGCGATAATTCACGAAGCGTTCGGAGTCAAACACCTCCACGCGCGCCGTGCCATTAAAACCCGCCCACGGCTGGCCTTCGCGCAAAATCTCTCCGCTGACGCGCGTGAGGCCCAGAGCTTTGATCGTATCCGGCGTGCTCAGGCGCGCGCTGTAGCGCGGAATTCCCAGCCGCATGCTCGGATCGCCATAGATGAGAAATTTTTCATCATTAACGGTATTGCGCGTCCCCGCGCGCGCGCCCACCAAAGCCATGCCCAACGTTTCTGAAGT contains:
- a CDS encoding T9SS type A sorting domain-containing protein, whose amino-acid sequence is MNYAGHGNPTVWAHERLLEYSADFDRIQNGDLQACWIAATCTWGQFDLVDRQSYGEQLLLVPNRGAVAVLATSRLVFATANANLNQAYYTSLFSGGQTSETLGMALVGARAGTRNTVNDEKFLIYGDPSMRLGIPRYSARLSTPDTIKALGLTRVSGEILREGQPWAGFNGTARVEVFDSERFVNYRNGNFSINYTLPGNSLFRGEAPVTNGAFDLQFIAPKDLTYGGRRGRFSVYFWNDSTDGNGYRENIAIGGTAANFSDTQGPEIQIGFASVQNFVSGGYVGPDPILQVTLKDSISGINIAGEIGHKITLTLDGNNDSKIDVTDFFNYNSGNYTAGTLRYPLTGLSEGRHTVEVKAWDNFNNSNTASAEFVVAPADQVVLREVMNYPNPFRNQTTFTFEINQPAANVKIKIYTLAGRLIRTLEVPGNGDNFRMIPWDGRDQDGDEIANGVYLYKVIANYSNGTEGATNAEELGKLVVQR